The following coding sequences are from one Musa acuminata AAA Group cultivar baxijiao chromosome BXJ1-6, Cavendish_Baxijiao_AAA, whole genome shotgun sequence window:
- the LOC135582537 gene encoding guanylate kinase 2, chloroplastic/mitochondrial-like yields the protein MLLPFSPPSSSPFSAMLLQRLLSSVARRQLPSAFPLPKSVSTVISRPAGRSRLGFAPSQSFELPLMASSAPTEDARRSSFVPLPPSTADKATLYKGLEATLGSTFSSAPSFPPPNPLILVVSGPSGVGKDAVIKRLLEVREGIRFVVTATSRPQRPGEVDGKDYLFVTKEEFLSMIERDELLEHALVYGDYKGIPKQQIRDYMDKGFDIVLRVDIQGAATLRSILGNTAVFIFLVAESEETLVKRLVARKTETAEMLLVRIATAREEVRHLKEFDYVVTNAEGKLDDAVELVESIIDAEKAKVHRRNVQI from the exons atgctGCTCCCTTTCTCTCCGCCTTCCTCGTCTCCCTTCTCCGCGATGCTCTTGCAAAGACTTCTCAGCTCCGTCGCTCGACGCCAACTCCCTTCTGCCTTCCCCCTCCCGAAATCGGTCTCCACTGTGATCTCGAGGCCTGCCGGTCGGAGTCGGCTGGGGTTTGCCCCGAGCCAGAGCTTCGAGTTGCCGCTCATGGCGTCGTCCGCCCCCACCGAGGACGCCCGCCGCTCCTCCTTCGTCCCCCTACCACCCTCCACTGCAGATAAG GCTACGTTGTACAAAGGACTTGAAGCAACATTAGGATCAACCTTCAGTTCAGCTCCTTCTTTCCCGCCACCAAATCCCTTGATCCTTGTTGTCAGTGGACCAAGTGGTGTTGGCAAAGATGCAGTTATCAAG AGGCTACTAGAAGTCCGGGAAGGAATTCGTTTTGTTGTTACAGCAACCAGCCGACCACAACGACCAGGTGAAGTTGATGGGAAGGACTATCTTTTTGTAACCAAAGAGGAGTTTCTTTCAATGATTGAAAGAGATGAGCTTTTGGAACATGCTCTTGTTTATGGGGACTATAAAGGAATCCCTAAACAGCAG ATTCGTGACTACATGGATAAGGGTTTCGATATTGTATTGAGAGTGGACATACAAGGTGCTGCTACACTGAGATCGATACTTGGCAACACAGCAGTCTTCATTTTTCTGGTCGCAGAAAGTGAAGAAACACTAGTAAAGAGGCTTGTAGCTCGTAAGACAGAAACAGCAGAAATGCTTCTAGTCAGGATTGCAACAGCTAGGGAAGAGGTTAGGCATCTCAAAGAATTTGACTATGTTGTTACAAATGCTGAAGGAAAACTGGACGACGCAGTTGAACTTGTGGAGTCCATCATTGATGCTGAGAAGGCTAAAGTCCACAGGCGCAATGTCCAGATCTAG
- the LOC103987304 gene encoding ADP-ribosylation factor 2-B — MGLSFAKLFSRLFAKKEMRILMVGLDAAGKTTILYKLKLGEIVTTIPTIGFNVETVEYKNISFTVWDVGGQDKIRPLWRHYFQNTQGLIFVVDSNDRDRVVEARDELHRMLNEDELRDAVLLVFANKQDLPNAMNAAEITDKLGLHSLRQRHWYIQSTCATSGEGLYEGLDWLSSNIASK, encoded by the exons ATGGGGTTGTCGTTCGCAAAGCTCTTTAGCCGCCTGTTTGCGAAGAAGGAGATGAGGATCCTGATGGTCGGGCTTGATGCCGCTGGTAAGACCACAATTCTTTACAAGCTCAAGCTTGGAGAGATCGTCACCACCATTCCAACCATTG GATTCAATGTGGAGACCGTTGAGTACAAAAACATTAGCTTCACTGTATGGGATGTTGGTGGTCAGGACAAG ATCAGACCTCTGTGGAGGCATTACTTCCAGAACACACAGGGCCTTATTTTCGTTGTTGACAGCAATGACCGTGATCGTGTTGTTGAGGCAAGAGATGAACTCCACAGGATGCTAAATGAG GATGAGTTACGGGATGCTGTCTTGCTTGTGTTTGCTAACAAACAAGACCTTCCAAATGCAATGAATGCTGCTGAAATCACTGATAAGCTTGGTCTGCATTCCCTGCGTCAGCGACACTG GTACATACAGAGCACTTGTGCCACATCTGGTGAGGGCTTATACGAGGGGCTCGACTGGCTTTCTAGCAACATTGCCAGCAAG TAA
- the LOC135675412 gene encoding putative disease resistance protein RGA3, which produces MDREELLRNLVSKLGELAPLVELWNKGFGWLCSTVGSEISRLLSVEDDAQKLHRTLLRAQSLLSDAEDRRYIVDESVKGWLLELKAVAFDADDLLDRYRTLLDVAKLAKDGDSRKRKRFWFGSVGPDLGLLQRRSIGIEVAKIQDRLKEIADGRNNLQLKPSDGSRRAKSSPDSVPPSAVACFDRSNVVGRDEDCERIVRALTKECETVPSVIPIYGVAGVGKTALAQLVFDHFSEKDRGENHPNPKRPSGDDKGKGPAVAVGDDEYFDLKIWVSLPKGCDVITATKEIVDDITKKTCNDRSLNILHHRLKELLDGKKFLLVLDNFWADDCSFWDTLRAPLRYGAKGSKVLITTRSKVVSSRMTTQQVLPLEGLNESDCWALLRGVAFPHPEETVVSNLEEIGRKIVSRCQGSPLAAKSLGAILYDENDEEIWESIHQEMWALEENNNEILSRLMISYRHLTYPLKQCFAYCSLFPNGYEFDKDEVVQMWIAEGLVQRNGTRKPEAIGGRYFDRLLWGSFFERSHKQKYRMPSLIHDLARLVSKNELLIVEDGVLHDPPGRPRYASLFHPKLSTVTLEKLYAYECLRTLRSYGESKVGQVPKDLFFKLKWLRLLDLSNSDIEELPDSVGDLLLLRYLGLRGTGIRRLPESVSNLYNLKTLELSECDKLSELPKGTSKLVNLRHLGLHLDWERDADLNSMPPGIGRLTSLQTLSRFTVTAGSECNIGELKDLNLKGQLCISKLEKMADAGDAGAANLMGKKYIRKLALRWTAQPLQTSADENRRRNPHEQVADRLRPHRNLEHLWIVNYPGRTFPNWMDDRSLWKLETMRLSGCVKCERLPSLGRLPRLKKLHVEKMDRLRNLGNILGFPTLEVLTIRNMLLLEKLFEVEAGEIRTLRELNLVSCPKLRELIPLPSTTIKLEISDCELLNSAS; this is translated from the coding sequence ATGGATCGGGAGGAACTTCTCAGAAATCTTGTCTCCAAGCTCGGCGAGCTAGCGCCTCTCGTCGAACTCTGGAACAAGGGCTTCGGATGGCTATGCTCCACTGTCGGATCCGAGATCTCCCGCCTCCTTAGCGTGGAGGACGATGCCCAGAAGCTCCATAGGACCTTACTTCGGGCCCAATCCCTCCTCTCCGACGCCGAGGACCGCCGCTACATCGTGGACGAGTCCGTCAAGGGCTGGCTCCTCGAGCTCAAGGCCGTCGCCTTCGACGCCGACGATCTCCTCGACCGCTACCGGACCCTCCTCGACGTCGCCAAGCTCGCCAAGGACGGTGATTCGCGGAAGCGGAAGCGCTTCTGGTTCGGCTCCGTCGGCCCGGACCTCGGTCTCCTCCAGCGCCGCAGCATCGGAATCGAGGTTGCCAAGATCCAGGACAGACTCAAGGAGATCGCTGATGGCCGAAATAATCTCCAACTGAAGCCCTCCGATGGGAGCAGGCGAGCCAAGAGTTCCCCGGATTCGGTTCCTCCATCGGCCGTGGCGTGTTTCGATCGATCAAACGTCGTGGGGAGAGACGAGGACTGCGAGAGGATCGTGCGTGCCCTGACAAAGGAGTGCGAGACGGTTCCTTCCGTGATCCCAATTTATGGCGTCGCGGGAGTCGGTAAGACCGCTCTTGCCCAATTAGTCTTCGACCATTTCTCTGAGAAGGATAGAGGGGAGAATCACCCCAATCCTAAACGGCCTTCTGGAGATGACAAGGGGAAAGGACCAGCGGTTGCGGTTGGCGACGACGAGTACTTTGACTTGAAGATATGGGTGTCGCTGCCCAAAGGCTGCGATGTTATCACGGCTACGAAAGAGATCGTCGATGATATAACCAAGAAAACCTGCAACGATCGGAGTTTGAACATCCTGCACCATCGTCTCAAGGAACTCCTCGACGGCAAGAAGTTCCTTCTGGTGCTCGACAATTTCTGGGCGGACGACTGCAGCTTCTGGGACACGCTGCGCGCTCCTCTGCGGTACGGAGCCAAAGGAAGCAAGGTTTTGATTACGACTCGGAGCAAAGTGGTGTCGAGTCGGATGACGACGCAGCAAGTGCTCCCTTTAGAAGGCCTGAACGAGAGCGATTGCTGGGCGCTGCTTCGTGGTGTGGCATTCCCGCATCCTGAAGAGACCGTCGTTTCTAACCTGGAGGAGATCGGTAGGAAGATAGTGAGCAGATGCCAGGGATCACCTTTGGCCGCAAAGTCGCTCGGCGCCATCTTGTACGACGAAAACGACGAAGAAATCTGGGAGAGCATCCACCAGGAGATGTGGGCTCTCGAAGAGAACAACAATGAGATATTGTCCCGTCTCATGATAAGCTACCGCCATCTGACCTACCCGCTAAAGCAGTGCTTCGCTTACTGCTCCCTCTTCCCAAACGGATACGAATTCGACAAAGACGAGGTGGTCCAGATGTGGATAGCAGAAGGCTTGGTTCAGCGCAACGGGACGAGGAAGCCGGAGGCCATCGGCGGCAGGTACTTCGATCGCCTGCTATGGGGGTCGTTCTTCGAGAGGTCACACAAGCAGAAATACCGAATGCCCAGCCTGATCCATGATCTAGCCCGCCTCGTATCCAAGAATGAGCTACTGATCGTAGAGGATGGCGTGCTGCATGATCCGCCGGGACGGCCTCGTTATGCATCTCTGTTTCACCCAAAGCTAAGTACGGTGACATTGGAGAAGCTCTACGCTTACGAATGTCTGCGGACACTCAGATCGTATGGCGAATCTAAAGTGGGGCAAGTTCCGAAAGATCTTTTCTTCAAACTAAAATGGCTGCGGCTATTGGATTTGAGCAATAGTGACATAGAAGAATTGCCAGATTCGGTCGGTGATCTACTTCTCCTTAGGTACCTCGGCCTCAGGGGAACTGGCATTCGACGGCTGCCCGAATCGGTGAGCAACCTGTACAATTTGAAGACTCTGGAGCTGAGCGAGTGCGACAAGCTTTCGGAGTTGCCCAAAGGAACGAGCAAATTAGTCAACCTCAGGCATCTTGGCTTGCATCTCGACTGGGAAAGGGATGCTGATCTGAATTCCATGCCACCCGGAATTGGGCGTCTAACTTCTCTGCAGACGCTGTCGAGATTCACCGTCACCGCCGGCAGCGAGTGCAACATCGGCGAGTTGAAGGATTTGAATCTTAAAGGACAGCTTTGCATCTCTAAGCTAGAGAAGATGGCGGATGCAGGCGATGCCGGAGCGGCTAATTTGATGGGGAAGAAGTACATCAGGAAGCTGGCGCTGCGGTGGACCGCTCAGCCTCTTCAGACCTCAGCCGATGAAAACCGAAGAAGGAATCCGCATGAGCAAGTTGCTGACAGGCTTCGTCCTCATAGGAATCTCGAACATCTATGGATTGTGAACTATCCGGGAAGAACATTTCCGAATTGGATGGATGATCGGTCTTTGTGGAAGCTAGAAACGATGAGACTCTCCGGCTGTGTCAAGTGCGAACGCTTGCCTTCGCTTGGGCGGCTACCGCGGCTCAAGAAGTTGCACGTAGAAAAGATGGACCGGCTGAGAAACTTGGGAAATATATTGGGATTTCCAACCTTGGAGGTTCTTACGATTAGGAACATGCTTTTATTGGAGAAATTGTTTGAAGTGGAAGCAGGTGAGATTCGCACGCTCCGTGAACTTAACCTCGTCTCCTGCCCCAAATTACGTGAGCTGATTCCACTTCCATCGACGACAATAAAACTGGAAATAAGTGACTGCGAGCTTCTGAACTCTGCTTCTTGA
- the LOC135582542 gene encoding E3 ubiquitin-protein ligase SIRP1-like has product MGESEAIAARYWCHMCSQLVSPIVEMELKCPHCNGGFVEEMDARGDMDDQALSLWAPIWLGMLGGGSLRRRRVHREEERENSDPDGDRQVETIRRRRRRTSAILHLLHVLREGNRRESDGADAERESGRRRESLILINPFTDPIILQGSSDANQLLSHSSSTTGVSPGDYFLGPGLDLLLQRLAESETSRYGTPPALKEAVDAMPTVKIEKNTSCSICLEDLEVGDEGREMPCKHTFHSGCILPWLDLHSSCPVCRFQMPADESKVVPSAGGSVSREGVGGGESLPWPSHRLFSLPGSQSSSSSSVSSPPSSSSSTSGSNSQPNEN; this is encoded by the coding sequence ATGGGTGAGAGTGAGGCCATAGCCGCTAGATATTGGTGCCACATGTGCTCTCAATTGGTGAGTCCGATCGTGGAGATGGAGCTCAAATGCCCACATTGTAACGGTGGATTCGTGGAAGAGATGGATGCGAGAGGAGACATGGACGATCAGGCCCTCTCCCTGTGGGCCCCGATCTGGCTCGGAATGCTCGGAGGTGGCTCCTTGCGCCGCCGGAGAGTTCACAGGGAAGAGGAGAGGGAGAACTCGGACCCGGACGGAGACCGCCAAGTGGAGACCATTCGACGAAGGCGGAGGAGGACCTCCGCCATCCTTCACTTGCTCCATGTCCTCCGGGAGGGGAACCGACGGGAGTCCGATGGGGCCGACGCCGAGAGGGAGAGCGGAAGGCGTCGGGAGAGCCTCATCCTCATCAATCCTTTCACCGATCCCATAATTCTGCAAGGATCATCGGATGCCAACCAGCTGCTAAGCCACAGCAGCAGCACCACCGGCGTTTCTCCGGGAGACTACTTTCTTGGCCCGGGTCTGGATCTTTTGTTGCAGCGTCTAGCAGAGAGCGAGACGAGCCGGTACGGGACGCCGCCGGCTCTGAAAGAGGCCGTGGATGCAATGCCGACGGTGAAAATCGAGAAGAATACGAGTTGTTCGATATGCTTGGAGGACTTGGAGGTGGGTGATGAGGGCAGGGAGATGCCCTGCAAGCACACGTTCCACAGCGGTTGCATCTTGCCGTGGCTGGACCTCCATAGTTCGTGCCCTGTTTGCCGGTTTCAGATGCCTGCCGATGAATCGAAGGTGGTCCCTAGCGCAGGCGGGAGTGTCAGCAGAGAGGGCGTCGGTGGTGGGGAAAGCCTTCCTTGGCCTTCCCATCGCTTGTTCTCTTTGCCAGGGTCTCAGAGCAGCAGTAGCAGCTCTGTTTCGTCGCccccatcatcgtcatcatcgacCTCAGGGAGTAACTCTCAGCCAAACGAGAATTGA
- the LOC135675998 gene encoding uncharacterized protein LOC135675998 encodes MPPSAGRPVDFNEDDFEEYNPHPYLGGYDIGHTYGDPLPPSSATCYPISSSASPPSEQTTPPPPHATTPTFDHGLPEKYQPEPFPSPDLFRSWPYSTWEDRQIYHGDAEAGGGWNGWRRALDYLFGHAQGYGERRVGVDSYGIPIYANKKLGGAESVVVEVEPAPVQRLECYHPDSRASCYGETTEERHGYENPVLAYNKHYSEGALPVAIDPNESVWHQKLSHHEAYQDQAFDERDHVTAFFGGAGVAYDRHHYEQPLHLQVEPIETARSRRSSCSEEVYQESTCSKSDWNSMSYYDDRDNESSFFASSSFAYDRYSHKPSDHVELEPFKPTWPQNMGYYEVYGNEESPKLNWNSMLFGDEGDKTTVSEAPSYSIQSQDYEQAQSAQLEPYKATWSQWPSYYEAHNEHGSDWHPDPFPNFLE; translated from the exons ATGCCGCCCTCCGCCGGCCGGCCCGTTGACTTCAACGAGGACGACTTCGAGGAGTACAACCCCCACCCCTACCTCGGCGGATATGACATCGGGCACACCTACGGCGATCCCCTCCCCCCCTCGTCCGCCACCTGCTACCccatctcctcctccgcctcccctcCTTCAGAGCAGACAACCCCCCCTCCCCCTCACGCTACCACTCCTACCTTCGACCATGGTTTGCCGGAGAAGTACCAACCGGAGCCCTTCCCGTCGCCAGACCTGTTCAGGAGCTGGCCCTACTCCACCTGGGAGGACCGCCAGATCTACCACGGTGATGCCGAAGCCGGCGGTGGCTGGAACGGCTGGAGGCGGGCGCTGGATTACCTCTTCGGCCACGCCCAAGGGTACGGCGAGAGGCGCGTCGGCGTCGACAGTTACGGGATTCCCATCTATGCCAACAAGAAGCTGGGCGGGGCTGAGTCCGTCGTGGTAGAGGTCGAGCCTGCTCCGGTGCAGAGGCTGGAGTGCTACCATCCTGATAGT AGGGCATCATGCTACGGTGAGACAACAGAGGAGAGGCATGGTTATGAGAATCCTGTTCTTGCTTACAACAAGCACTACTCCGAGGGGGCTCTTCCAGTGGCGATCGATCCAAATGAGTCCGTTTGGCATCAGAAACTGAGCCACCATGAGGCTTACCAAGATCAA GCATTTGATGAAAGAGATCATGTGACTGCCTTTTTCGGAGGCGCTGGTGTCGCCTACGATAGGCACCACTATGAGCAGCCACTGCATCTGCAAGTTGAGCCAATTGAAACAGCTCGGTCTCGCAGATCAAGCTGCAGTGAGGAGGTCTATCAGGAGTCAACATGCTCAAAGTCAGATTGG AATTCCATGTCCTACTATGATGATCGAGATAATGAAAGCAGTTTCTTTGCAAGTTCAAGCTTTgcctatgataggtattcccataagCCGTCCGATCATGTCGAGCTCGAGCCTTTCAAGCCAACATGGCCCCAGAATATGGGTTACTATGAAGTCTATGGAAACGAGGAGTCTCCCAAGTTGAACTGG AATTCAATGCTGTTTGGTGATGAAGGGGACAAAACAACCGTTTCTGAAGCTCCTAGCTATTCCATCCAAAGCCAGGATTATGAGCAGGCCCAGAGCGCTCAGCTTGAGCCTTACAAGGCAACATGGTCCCAGTGGCCAAGTTATTATGAAGCCCACAATGAACAT GGCAGCGATTGGCATCCGGACCCCTTCCCCAACTTCTTGGAGTAG
- the LOC135675999 gene encoding transmembrane emp24 domain-containing protein p24delta10-like, which produces MDYSSSPLRLPLLLLMVLAFVWSSRPSQALVFHIPSGRVKCLTEDIRAGAMSLAHFRVADDPAYGHNISASVMDPNGEDLRRVVGVESGEFAFVATETGKHTACFWSPHFQLEAAVTVDFEWKTGIAAKDWTSVSTKGKIDELELELKKLEDSINSIHEEMIFLRNREEEARRLNETTTSRMGSLSILSFIVCMGVAGLQLLHLKTFFQREKIL; this is translated from the exons ATGGACTACTCGTCCTCTCCTCTTCGACTACCGCTGCTACTGCTGATGGTACTAGCTTTCGTGTGGTCCTCTCGACCTTCGCAGGCGCTGGTCTTCCACATCCCCTCCGGCCGCGTCAAATGCCTCACCGAGGACATCCGTGCAGGGGCAATGTCCCTCGCCCACTTTCGCGTCGCCGACGACCCCGCCTACGGGCACAACATCTCCGCTAGC GTGATGGATCCGAATGGGGAGGACTTGCGACGGGTGGTCGGTGTGGAGTCGGGGGAGTTCGCTTTCGTGGCGACGGAGACGGGGAAGCACACGGCCTGCTTCTGGTCGCCCCATTTCCAGCTCGAAGCCGCCGTGACGGTGGATTTCGAGTGGAAGACGGGGATTGCCGCCAAGGATTGGACCTCCGTCTCCACGAAAGGGAAGATCGAT GAGTTGGAACTGGAGTTGAAGAAGCTGGAGGATTCAATCAATTCCATACATGAAGAGATGATATTCTTGAGAAATAG GGAGGAAGAGGCCCGGAGACTAAACGAAACAACAACATCAAGGATGGGATCTTTGAGCATTTTGTCCTTCATTGTCTGCATGGGAGTGGCCGGTTTGCAGCTTCTTCATTTGAAGACTTTTTTCCAGAGAGAGAAGATTCTATGA
- the LOC135582549 gene encoding NAC domain-containing protein 92-like yields MVDVSVLNMDDDCMDLPPGFRFHPTDEEIITHYLSQKVIDRGFSARAMGEVDLNKCEPWDLPSKARMGEKEWYFFCQRDRKYPTGMRTNRATEAGYWKATGKDKEIYRGRRVLVGMKKTLVFYRGRAPRGHKTNWVMHEFRLEGKFPFPGVPKSAKDEWVVCRVFHKNMGITRSPPPPGSERIDSLGKDLFDSTALPPLMDPPYLNSDARPSSCFIDKEEGFDFKDIPSFSAMMGMEDQVSSNPPQSSVFYSQVLAQSPYWSFPGHLHQQQAMTRALAADHDASSAIRRHCKMEQCWNNSMGCPSQDTGLSTDHNTEISSSMVSNHFGDFDNTSCGPVINLDNIWKY; encoded by the exons ATGGTCGATGTTTCGGTGCTCAACATGGATGATGACTGCATGGACTTGCCCCCCGGCTTCAGATTCCACCCCACGGATGAGGAGATTATAACTCACTACCTCTCGCAGAAGGTTATCGACCGCGGCTTCAGCGCAAGAGCCATGGGAGAGGTGGACCTCAACAAGTGCGAGCCATGGGATCTTCCGA GCAAAGCGAGGATGGGAGAGAAGGAATGGTACTTCTTCTGTCAGAGGGATAGGAAGTACCCGACTGGCATGAGGACCAACAGGGCCACAGAAGCTGGCTATTGGAAGGCCACAGGAAAAGATAAGGAGATCTACAGGGGGAGAAGAGTCCTTGTTGGGATGAAGAAGACGCTGGTGTTCTACAGAGGAAGAGCTCCCAGAGGACACAAGACTAATTGGGTGATGCATGAGTTCAGGCTCGAAGGCAAATTCCCATTCCCCGGTGTCCCAAAGTCCGCAAAG GATGAATGGGTCGTGTGTAGGGTCTTTCATAAGAACATGGGAATAACGAGAAGCCCACCACCACCTGGATCAGAAAGGATTGATTCTCTTGGAAAAGATCTCTTTGACTCTACCGCATTGCCCCCTCTCATGGATCCTCCTTACCTCAACTCCGACGCGAGACCTAGCTCATGCTTCATCGACAAAGAGGAAGGCTTTGATTTCAAAGATATTCCTAGCTTTTCCGCCATGATGGGCATGGAGGATCAAGTGAGCTCAAATCCGCCTCAGAGTTCGGTCTTCTACTCACAAGTCCTTGCCCAAAGCCCTTACTGGTCGTTTCCGGGCCACTTGCACCAGCAGCAAGCAATGACGAGAGCTTTGGCTGCCGACCATGATGCATCTTCTGCCATCAGGAGGCATTGCAAGATGGAGCAGTGCTGGAACAATTCGATGGGCTGCCCCTCCCAGGACACCGGCCTGAGCACTGATCACAACACCGAGATCTCCTCCTCCATGGTGTCAAATCACTTTGGCGACTTCGACAATACTTCATGTGGACCGGTGATAAATTTGGACAATATATGGAAGTACTGA